The Pygocentrus nattereri isolate fPygNat1 chromosome 2, fPygNat1.pri, whole genome shotgun sequence genome has a window encoding:
- the LOC108437088 gene encoding growth/differentiation factor 5, which yields MEFRRCLYVILLLDTVCSLMLEEDLAEDLENQDLSKAILEMLHINKLSVPHQAKPHPYMKQVYQQLDTQESRHRSDADGTLVQSFRSIQGTKYNTPGWIWFNVSHLRPSMTVAELVLLRKTLHPEPLTVTVAVHSLSPGVGNLSISGPLAEQLLTLDKLPPSGYDVFNVTAALMQQRRWQDALGFQLRFGDESGSLVLHEALTQSLYCLNGSSLSQPLLVAYRVKPIELHEGAQQASGKTTERRQRQHCRASTQQEKRRPQSRQQRTTANTVCRLYVHHVDVYKSELAQWILQPIRFNISFCRGLCIREKSNLSVDVQKLNKRNKENDMPKSSQCIPQELSPLRVMYRSTTNYIIIKELKDIRAERCACPPKTE from the exons ATGGAGTTCAGAAGATGTTTATATGTGATTCTTCTCCTGGATACAGTGTGTTCCTTGATGTTAGAAGAGGATCTTGCAGAAGATTTGGAGAACCAGGATCTTAGCAAGGCCATTTTAGAGATGCTGCACATCAACAAGCTGTCGGTGCCTCACCAGGCAAAGCCTCACCCCTACATGAAGCAGGTTTACCAGCAACTGGACACACAAGAGTCAAGGCACAGGAGTGATGCAGATGGGACACTGGTGCAGAGTTTCCGCAGCATTCAAG GTACAAAATATAACACCCCAGGCTGGATCTGGTTCAACGTGTCACACCTGAGGCCCTCTATGACGGTTGCTGAGCTAGTCCTACTGAGAAAAACGCTTCACCCTGAGCCACTGACAGTTACAGTGGCCGTACACAGCCTCTCACCAGGTGTGGGAAACCTGAGCATAAGCGGACCCCTCGCCGAGCAGCTGCTGACACTGGACAAGCTTCCCCCATCAGGCTACGATGTCTTCAATGTGACGGCAGCCCTGATGCAGCAGCGCCGCTGGCAGGATGCCCTGGGCTTCCAGCTGCGTTTTGGAGATGAAAGTGGTAGCCTGGTGCTCCACGAGGCCCTCACACAGAGCCTCTACTGCTTAAATGGGAGCTCCCTCAGTCAGCCACTGCTGGTGGCCTACAGGGTAAAACCGATAGAGCTACACGAGGGGGCCCAGCAGGCCTCAGGGAAGACCACCGAGCGCAGGCAGAGGCAGCACTGCAGGGCCAGCACTCAGCAAGAGAAACGCCGACCACAGTCCAGGCAGCAGAGAACAACTGCTAACACTGTATGCAGACTTTACGTACATCATGTTGATGTTTATAAGAGTGAACTGGCTCAGTGGATATTACAGCCAATAAGGTTTAACATCAGTTTCTGCAG GGGGTTGTGTATCAGGGAGAAATCCAACCTCTCTGTGGATGTACAAAAGCTGAACAAAAGGAACAAAGAAAATGATATGCCCAAAAG CTCACAGTGCATTCCACAGGAGCTGTCTCCCCTCAGAGTGATGTATCGAAGTACCACGAATTACATCATTATAAAGGAGTTAAAAGACATCAGGGCAGAGAGATGTGCCTGCCCACCAAAGACTGAATAA